The nucleotide sequence TTTGGGCAATTTCGGGATATTGCTGTGCGATCGCCGCAAAATCCGATTGCGGAACCAGCCAAAAGTGGCAATCGGAGAGGGCGATCGCCGTCCGCTCCGCAGGCTGCTCCAGCAATAGCTCCTGCAGGTATAGCACCGACCCAGGCAGACAGCTCATCGCCTGCGTCGGCCCGGTAGTGCCGCTGCGATAGGACTCCACCCGACCCTGCCGGAGAATGTAGAGTGCTCCCGGCAGCGTTCCTTCCAAGACAATGCGGCGATTCTCTCGAATCTCTCTTTCCTGCATCGCTGAGGCGATCGCCTCCAACACCTCTAGTGATAACGGCTTAAAAATGGTGTTCTGTTGCAGCCAAGCGGCCCGGTCCGATATTTCCATTGCAGCACCCCGCTAGCACGGATACTGCTAACCTAGCGAGGTTTTGTGGCAAACGGCGATCTCCCCAAAATCTGCAATACTCTTCTTTACAAAAGCCATTCAGAAGCCCGCTCCCCCAGATCTAGCGGAATCGATACCGCCTTGCCCAAGCGGGGGCGCTGGCGGGTGGCCTGTAACTGCTGCAGGGCAAACTCCAACACCCCCCAATCGGCCAATCGCTCCAAGATGGCCTCGAGGTGCTGAGTATATTCCTCGGCGGTGAGGGGAAACGAGCGCTGCCCCAGATACTTCCACATAACCAACAACAGCACCCGACTGCCCCGCCGCTGCAGTTGAACGTCATACGCTCTGCCCCACTTTTGTTCGATCGAGCGGCGAAAGTCTTCTCCAGTCATGGCCTTAGAG is from Synechococcus sp. PCC 7336 and encodes:
- a CDS encoding DUF3067 family protein — protein: MTGEDFRRSIEQKWGRAYDVQLQRRGSRVLLLVMWKYLGQRSFPLTAEEYTQHLEAILERLADWGVLEFALQQLQATRQRPRLGKAVSIPLDLGERASEWLL